CATGAGGCtactaggggagattagtcaccaagcgacaaattgccttttcttcgggcaactaatctccccgaaatgccttcacgccaactagaatgtaaatcgccggcgggatggcactcggaatgcttcattttccgaagttgcctcaagaagaaacttcgggctactttggaaagctgaagcgatccgagtaccatcccagaaggcattttggggagataagtcacccgaagaaacggtgatttgtcgatgggtgactaatctcccctagtagccttgtgtgccaccaccctaaagagtcggcgacccttTACACTTTTtattagataaataatagataaataatcacaaatagaaagtagttgggaaaagtctttatttctgaaaccaactgaactgaaaaaattgcttgaaggtgaacaactcctttaaggtttTTGCCTCTGGAATTAGAGAGATACAGTACGGGAGAGTCAGGGTAGGTTGGGGCTTGATGAGGACCCGGAAATGTTTTTGTGGGGCTCCCAACTGTTACTCTACTGTATCAGTACAAATTATTATTCAGAGCAGAGCCCTAGTCAGGGATCATGGGGCCCCAAAATAATAAATCCCCATCCTTGATTATTAACCCATTTggccccaatgaaaaaaaaaattaaaatcaggtGGCCATGCACCTGATCCACGCCTATTATCCCAAAACCCCATCCACAATTTCCCATAACCCTGCAAACCTCTCCCCATCCTTGACCCACCTTTACTCATTTACGCCCGTGCCCCCTGATTCATCTTCCCCCTCTTACTTTTGTAGTTCCAGTGGATGCTGGTGACCTGAATCTCCTGAGTGGGGAGATATTCCTCAACAAACTTCTTCCCCTGCAGCCGGTGCCAGAGCGTGGTCTTGCCGGTGTTCCGGTCACCACGGATCACTATTTTCACTGGAAGAGGAGGGGACAGAGTTGGGAATGGTGTTTAGGGAAGCACTAGAGTATTGCACACTTACACACCACTGAATTATTGGACCCACAGTCAGTATCTCTatctgatataataataataatcatgccCGACCTGGGGTAGTCACTAGTTATAGAGTGGATCTAGGAGGTTGGTACCACCTGCAGATCTTTCAAATGGTTCATACAAAGTTTTTGCTTTCTAACCACCAGGTTTTTTGCACCTTCCACACCTCTGTTTGTTCACAGGGACAGGTGTTTTTGGGGCGGTACTGGGCAGATTAAGGTGTTGGGATCAATGCAAAAGAAACACCTGTCTCAGAAACTAAGCAAATACACCCATTACCGCTCCTGCCTATATGTTCCATTTGAACACGGGCATGACATGTTCCCGGTGAATGTGACACGCCACTGCAACGTTGATATGTGATATGGCAAAGCCCTGCATGTTACCTGATACAAAGGTGCTGGGAAGCAACTGAACACCCCCTGCCAGAGAGGAGACCATTTCTAATAGTGTATCAAATTAGCATGAGGCACAAGTGGGGGCTCTGCAGAACATTCCATTCTCCATAAATACAGTGAATAAATCCCCCTCTGTCAGTGGCAGTACAATGCAGGCAGTCACTTGACACAGGAATGCAGTTATCCCAGTCTCATGGCTCGTGCTGGGGGAACTGAATGATGGGGAACACGCCTTCGACCGCTgaacaaaataaattcatttctTTCAAACAGGAACAGGAAGCTAAAAATCTGTTTTCCTGAAATATCTATGAATACCAACGTACAATTATGCAAATATTCCCTGTATTACACCTCCTATACTCCCAGGGTATAAACTACTTACCTTTTATCTTTGTCTCTATTCACAGGAGAAGCCGAAACCAAGTGACCCTGCTCCATTCAACTGAATGAAGAGCACCCGGCACAAGCACTCTCTGGTAAGTACCCATATAGAATATATGTACAAGGCACTAAGCAGGGAGCCACACATAAAGGGAAAATGCTCAGGAACCCCCACCATTATGGCCTtttattaacccccccccccgacagcCTAATAATACAAATGCCCAACAGATAACATGGCTACATTTCTAATGCCATAAACAGAGAATCACCCACACACCAATAGAAACCTTATGTACTGTAAGCAGATAGAAACACCCTCCTGGTTCCTGGGAGCcgtatttatatctatatttgtgTTTACTCTTATGAGTAGGAGTTGCCATGCAATTGCTTGTTTGGCTCTAGTAAAACACTGCCCCCCATGGAGACATTTACACTGTGAGAAGAGAATTTGGGTCAGTACCATAGATGGATCTCATGGCTCCGCTGGGTGGCAAATAAGCAAAGTGACTAGCCGTGCCCATTGGATTATCAGATTGCGCACTAGGGCATTCATAGTGATTATGGGAGTCACACTAGAGATATTGAGGGACAAGTGCTCTATGTACAGTTTGCTTAGTCCCACAGTTTTGGGATCACTAGTCATAAGGCCACATGAAAATGCTCAAACGCCCCCCGTGTGCCATAGCCTGTACAACACCGCGATCCTATCCTCTGTCCTCTTGCACCCACGAGACACCATTATTTACCTATCAgctttatttgtatgttttccaTATGCCATTTGTTCATCAGGAAGAGCGCAGAAGGAACCAGAAAACAACTGCTCCACAAAGTATTTATTTGATTTCTTTCTGACAATTTCTTTTAAATGGCACTGGTTCTTAATTACAAGTCACTAAATCCTTGCCCCTATTCACTTACAGCTACATATGCCCCTTCAGAAGCTtcagtcccacccactgcttgaaaTGTAGACTTTCTGCTCCTCCCCTTGCAAACTATCAGTGCTTTAGTCCCACCCATTTAGTCCAATTAAATTTAATTATTCCTTTACTCCTCCCCCAGTAATCAGAATTGTCTTGTCCCTCCCACTTTTAAACTCCCTGTCCCTCCCCTGTGTGAGCTTGGCTCACACAATGTGTGCAGAGTAAGCAGAGAGGTACATCTGTACAGCAGAGTGTGGAATAAATACCCTGTGAGGGTAACAGGGAGGGGGTGCATGTCTGTAACATGGGGTAACAATCAATAATAATGTCACTGAACCATTTGTCTCCCTTGGCTGCAAACCCTTTGCATCATTACTGTGTCTAATAAGCAGGCGTGTCAGATTGTGGCCATGCTGGAAGTCTGGCATCATTACAGGGGGCACCATGATGCCAGGCAAATAGCAGGCAGGGGGTATACTCACTGTTGTACTGCACTCCTTTAGCAAACCTCCTCTGGAGCGTCTGGTTCATGGACTGCAGCCCGGCCGGGATATTCTTGTCCCTGACCGTGGAAGGGTCAGACCCCACCAGTTTCTTCAGAGCAGTGAACATGTTGGCGGTGTGTGTGAGTGGGGCAATAAGTGGGGCAATGAGAGTCTGGAGGGAGACACAGTAATATAGAATTCACCGTGCCCTTCTTAGACAGCGACCTGGGAGTCAGGTAACGTGGCCGCCAGAGAAACTAAAGCCGAGGAAGAAATGAGGAGGGTGTGGGGGGTTGCTGGTGATCGAAAGCCATGTTCTGGAGTGTTATATCCAACGTTGCTTTATTAGGGACTGGGGGCCCCCACACCTTCAGCTTTGCACAAATCTCGACTCCAAGTGCAGCAATGAAGAGAAAGTCTTATATATGCAGCTGTCCCTTTAATCCACACTCATTGGTGCTTCCCACCATGCTGGACCTGTCGGGAGGGACAGTTATTAGTAATAAGGCACTGAAATACCCACTACGAGGGGACTCAGGGCACTTCAGCTATTGTCcatctacaactcccagaagccttCAGCTGGGAGTTCTACTTAAATAACAAATGAAGGGCTCTGAACTTGGCAACAAAATGTTATTGCCCAATTGCTGCCCCATTTTGCACATTCTCCCAACTCTTCCTGTCCAGAGCTGCTGATTTGGGTCCCAAGTATGAGCCATAGCCAAGGCAGTTGTGCCCACCTACAGACAGATGTGATGGTATGTAAACCTGCAGCACTAGTTATAGTCTTGCACGTGTGAAGATAAGATCCAATCCTTCCCTTTGCCAGGAGCACGCAACAACCCCTCAGCATCTATTGCAGTTAGAATAACAGCAGAGTTCTAAATTGGTGAAaggggctgtgtgtgtgtgtgtggggggggtattGGGGATACAGGGTACTGGTGCTGGGGGTTGCAGGGTCCAGGGCTACAGGGCATCAGTGCCAGGGGTACAGGTGCCAGGATTGTAGGGCATCAGTGCCAGGATTACAGGGTTGCAGGGCATGGGTGCCGGAGGTTACAGGTGCGGGGGGCTGCAGGGCATCAGTGCCAGGGTTACAGGGTACAGGTGCCAGGATTGTAGGGCATCAGTGCCAGGATTACAGGGTTGCAGGGCATGGGTGCTGGAGGTTACAGGTGTGGGGGGCTGCAGGGCATCAGTGCCAGGATTACAGGGTACAGGTGCTGGGGGTTTCAGGGGCCAGGGCTGCAGGGCATCAGTGCCAAGGTTACAGGGTTGCAGGGCATGGGTATGAGGGCTGCAGGGCATGGGTGCCGGAGGTTACAGGTGTGGGGAGGTTACAGGTGTGGGGGGCGGCAGGACATAAGTGCCTAGATTACAGGGGCCAGGGTTGCAGGGCATCAGTGCCTGGATTACAGGGGCCAGGGTTGCAGGACATCAGTGCCAGGATTACAGGGTTGCTGGGAATCAGTCCCCGGGTTACAGAGTACAGATGCTGGGGATTGCAGGGGCCAGGGCTGCTGGGCATCAGTGCCCGGGGTTACAGGGGCTGGAAGGCTGCAGTGAGGGGTGTGACACCTGTGACATTTCCCATTGGGGAGGGAGGGTATGTATAATGTAACACACAGATGCCCCAGTATAAGGGGTAATATAATAAGGCAGCTGTATATGTCCCTAGACCCTCCCATTAAATAAATCATATGTCTCACACACACGTACCGCCCACTAGTGCCGCTTCTTCCGGTCACTTCCGATTGTCTGTACACAGCCCGCAGTACCGGCTCGCTGTTTGAACATCCCGCAACACCGATCTGGTCCAGCTCCCTGTCTGCTGCCGGACTGCTAATCCCGACATGCCCAGTCTCATCTCGCGGGAGTGTGTCGTCACCACGACGCGTGACCGCCTTTGTGGGAGTGGCGAGCTGTCAGGGAGCAGACCAATGGCGCGGCTTCATTTGGGTTCCCCGTCGGCTGGCTGCGCCTACAGTTGTTCTTTATTTGTCGGCGATAATAATGCCTTCTGCTCCCCGAGTCTCTGACCCTTCTGTGTCCCTGGGGGTCGGGCTCTCATCTTATTGGCCAATAGCTGCCACACACTCTACACTCCATGTGTATGGGGACTGGCTGCTGTATGGGAGCATCTGTCTCAGCAAGTTATCAGTTTATCATCCAGTTGAGGTGAAGGATTTGAATGTGCAGCTGAGCTGTGTGTGTGGCCTTCTCCCATGTCTCCTCCAATTCCTTCTCAGCTGTGAGTCTTTTACAAGCTCTGCTCACTGTGCCGCCCAATATTCCATGTGCCAGGGGACAAATACTCTCCATGGTATCAGGCTGTCCCCAGAAAATGTTCCAGGGTGCAAGTAGGCTTATATCCCATAGGGTAACATCCCACTGAATGTCAACTTATTTGTGACAATGCAGTAAATAATTAAGGCTTGCCTGGGGTGGCAAGAAGAAAAAGTGTCTTGTGTTGTTGGGAATTTACAGAgaatttcttggaactagctaGGGGCTGGGGCAACTTCTTCCTTCTGCAGATACCCATGCTCCATGGTTACCCACATTATTCAGCATAGTTACATGTAGTACCAGCTATGGTTAGCCCAAATACCCACCATGGTTACCCACAGTATCCACCAACATTACATGTAGTACCTTCCATGGTTACCTACATTATTCACCATAGTTACATGTAGTACCCTCCATAGAGGGgcgtacagaggaagcaggcccaggagatataggggcacTATAAGGCCCtccttcatatacaatttaaattaatattggtAAACCAGGTCAGCCTGTAGATATTTTGGAGGCTATGGTTATCCCCAGTACCCTCCATGGTTGCCTGCAGTATTCACCATAGTGACATACAGCACCCGCTATAATTAACTGCAATACTCATATATCCGTCATGGTTACATGCAATACCCACCACCGCTGCCACCAGCTCCTCTGCCACGGCTTTGACCAAAATGGGATGTGTTTATTGTGAGGGCTGGGAACCGTTCAGAGGGTACAACCGAGGGCTACTTTATGGGAATATAATGGGTAGAACAAACCTACAGGAATAGTTTGTTGTTAAGCTTTTtccccagggctggaactatgggCAGGAGCCTCTGGCACATTATAAAAAGGGGCACAGTTTAATTAGTGTGTGTGGCCCTATTCTGGTATCACATCTGCCCCACTTGCCTCTGTCCCAGCATCCCCCAGGGAATCCTCTACCTACAACCTTTTACTGACTCCTAACCTGTAAATagcagagggactgctgtaaaatgccataaacTCACTATGTGCTGGGCCTCAATGGGGTgcggtttgggcctctgtgtattcaaaatgtattatgaatTTCAATTTGGACCTGCTGAGTGCAGCCAGTAGGTGTGGTCTGAAGAGGCGTTGAATGTGAGACTATGTATGTACCCCTATATCTGCCTATCACTGGCATTCTCTTAATGTGCTGCAGTGCTTCACTCTGCCACTAGGGGGTACTGTTATCATTTGTTTACGCTATTACTCCCTAGCGTGGAGTGGCACCTTCTAAATTACCCTTTCATTTTCAGACCATAATATAGACATTTAAGGGCATTTATTGAATGCACACGCTGTATACTGCATGGAATCACAGGAGATATTATGTGGAATTAAATCATGCTCTCTGGTGACTGGGGTCACTgtccctggcaaccaggcagCTATTGGAATTATGTGTAATGGAGAGTGCCTGTTTAGAATTGATTGCAAGCTCTGCGTAGCTCTCAAGACTCCAAAAAGTTCTTTCTGCAACATCATCACTTCAACAGAGTGTGTGGCTCAGCTCAACCAGCAGCAGAGAGGCAAATTAAGGTTAAAGTGCAGCGTCCTAGCTGGGATCTCCAGAATATAAAGATATTTacggatgtgtgtgtgtgtgggggggggggatatatgaACTGAAATATACACATCTACAACATATTATATTTCCTTTCCGAGCCCTAATGTAATACTGTCTCACTCTCTAAATAAGGGCAAatctagaatccctgccataaagcaagactgccGCTTGCGAGACAGGAAGTAGATATGGGAACATGAGTAGCAGTAAATGGAAACAATATGGTAGctcccacccatatgtataataCAAGTATGAGAGGGGAGGGATGTTCTGGGAAACATAAAGTGACAAATCCTTCTTGTGAAATGAGAGAATTTCTAGGTATCTAGTGAGTGTGCAGTGAGTGACTCAGGGCATGCCTCTTCCTGATCTGAAATAATTTAGGGTACAATTTTGGTTATGATTTCCTTGGAAGAGAGCAGTTCATTGTGCCAGGTATCTGTGGCCCTCGAGCCTGGTTACTGGTTATgaaatatacaaatgtatatatatatctatattttattccaaattgGCCACTCCCATGTTTTAGATTTATTGTACAAAATTAAAAGAGAAGTAGCATTCCATACTCAATAGAAACAGACACATTGCTGTTGGATAAAGTCTCCTTAGTCTATAGAAGTGCTGCAAGGTGAGATTGTCCTTATCATCCAAAATCCGACCCTCCAGCTCTTTATAACCACAGGGAGGGGGGGTAACATTCCAATGGCACAAGTCCTCCTGGCATGGAGCAGAACAGTCAGGAGCTGCCAGGCCGATTACCTCCCAAACTCACCATTGCTATTATTTTGTCCTGTTTAATCCACAACATCTCCATATTGATTCCTCTTTGTCTCCAGGGGGGATGACAGTGGGGCCCCTGAAACAGGGAGAAAGAGTTCATTTAGTGAGTTCAGCAAGTGCCCAGTTCTCTGGCTCAGACTGGCATCATGGGCAGCAGAAGGGAGAGAGGAGGAGAAAGCAAGAAAGGAGAAGGCAAAGGGAGAATGAGAgagcaaatattatatatataaataggatatactgtatatatttgttatcAGCACCTGTCCCTCGGGCCTGAGGAGTATCAGCTGCCTCCAGGTACATCCAGAGCTCAGAACATCTTTGGGTTTCGATCCTTGTTACCGCATAGCTTGCCACTGAGCCTGCAACTGAGACCAAGCCAGGGTTAGTCAAGACCAACTGCAATGTCAACTTTTCCTTAAATACCACCCATAGGGAGAGCAAAAGAAAGTATAAAGTAGTGCGAGGCcagtatacttcccctttaaagtgcacaACAGTTCATTTGGAGCTAAGACTTTGCCTGTCAGGCATTACAGGTACAGGTGTTAGTGAGTCGGGTAGTGACAATGCAGTAAATGACAGAGCTGCAATTATATAAAGGTCACTGTGACATTTGCACACGTGAGACTTTCCATGCACAATGGAGCTGCTGTAACTGGAGTCCTGTCGTTTCCCTACCCAATTGTTATAGAAACAggatattccatttatttaggaGACCAGCGTTTGTGCCAAACCTTCCTCCTGGGAATACAGATAGGTACTTGCTACATACTGGGGAGGGAGGTTATAAACATGAAAGGGTGGGGGGCGGATGTGGGTAGGGGAGACGGTGGTTTCTCAGGTAGAACAGGAGCTGATCTGTCACAGAGAAAACTGACAGCGTGTGGGGGGATAGATTTGAGTCCTCTGTATAATGGGCACTAATGCCCCAGCCTGGTAATTAAAGGGATGAGTGGGGCACTGCACTGCGTAATTAAAGGGATGAGTGGGGCACTGCACTGAGTAATTAAAGGGATGCATTGGGCACTGCATTGAGTAATTTAAGGGATGCATTGGGCACTGCATTGAGTAATTAAAGGCATGAGTTGGGCACTGCACTGAGTAATTAAAGGGATGCATTGGGCACTGCATTGAGTAATTCAAGGGATGCATCGGGCACTGCATCGAGTAATTTAAGGGATGCATTGGGCACTGCATTGAGTAATTTAAGGGATGAGTTGGGCACTGCATTGATTAATTTAAGGGATGAGTTGGGCACTGCATTGAGTAATTTAAGGGATGAGTTGGGCACTGCATTGAGTAATTTAAGGAATGCATTGGGCACTGCATTGAGTAATTTAAGGGATGCATTGGGCACTGCATTGAGTAATTTAAGGGATGAGTTGGGCACTGCATTGATTAATTTAAGGGATGAGTTGGGCACTGCATTGAGTAATTTAAGGGATGAGTTGGGCACTGCATTGAGTAATTTAAGGAATGCATTGGGCACTGCATTGAGTAATTTAAGGGATGCATTGGGCACTGCATTGAGTAATTTAAGGGATGAGTTGGGCACTGCACTAAGAAATTAAAGGGATGCATTGGGCACTGCACTTAGAAATTAAAGGGATGCATTGGGCACTGCCCTGAGAAATTAAAGGGATGAGTTGGGCACTGCAGGTCTCTTACCTACAGACAGAAGAAGGCTCCACTGCAGGGGATAAGGCAGCCGGGTGTTCAGTGCCTTCTGCACCATAAACGCAGCTCCGCTACCTGTTAACATGAGCGCCAGTCAGTGATATGCCAGCTTACAGGGGTGGCACCGTTTGGTATTAACCCTCTTGTTTCGGGAATGAATATTTGTTGTTGTGTTCTCTTAAGGCTGAACTAGTAATGACTGCTGGgaatgtagtttaacaacagttgGAGGGCCCCAGGTTAGAGACAAGTGGGTCACTCAATCAgtgctatattattattataggggaCTTAGTCATGTGACCCACACACCAGGCCTATTGCCTTTTCATAGGCTGTTCAGCACAGGGCATTTGTTACCCCATTTCCCCCCAAAGAATATCACGATTAGTCCTCAGAGTGTTGCCCCCTTAAGCTAAAATGTGGCTCTTTTAAGTGATTGTATCGGGGGGCCCTCCGTTTCTGGGTGCCGTTTTGTTTATTGTATTATTCTGCTTGCAGTTGTGCCAGTGACAAAGCTACCAATGCTACTGTGTCCTATATGTGTCTGTACTTGCCCTTTAGCAACGTCAGTATTAGCTGTACTTACCTGTAATAAACGTACCGATCCCCTTCATGAAGGCATGAGACTGGCAGCCGGCGTATTCTGACAAGCCCTGGGGGCACAAACAGTCACATATTAGGGGTAAACACCTACATACAGTTATAGAAACCACCCAGCCGGGAGAACAATCTatgtatctactactactacagtaCTGCTGTTTAGATGCATGAAgctgtgtgtgagtgtgtctgtCGGCTCCACACTCTAGGTAAGGTACTACTAAGTTAATGTGACACCCACCGGGTGCTTGGCGGCCACAGCATCGTCCACTCGAGACAGCCCCAGATTCACCATCTTGCTCAACTGTGTTTCCTTCCCGGTGTCCTTGCTGCAAGGGAAGCTGggtattctctctttttttcctttttccccctTCAGCGCCACCTACAGCTCAGATGAAACCACAGCACTGCCCATATGAACACATACAACATGTGCAAGACTTTCCATGCTGTGGGCCACTTATCTGCTGTCACATGTTCAATATGATGAGCCAGAGATCTTGGACATGCTGGGGGCCCCTCCGGCCATAATAACAGCACTGAGCATAATAACTGCTGCCATTGGAGTGAGCATGTGAAGcttaataaaggcaaagtaaacccTTCTGAGAAATAGGCTACAGTGAAGGGCCAAAGAAAGTGAGGCGGATACTCATTACTGACGTATGATACAACCACTCCCATTCCCATCATTAGAGAGATCCCCAGGGAAAGGTGCCAGTGACTAGGATAGAGGGAAGCGCTGCATCTGGCACAGACAATCAGAATTCAAACTGGGCCCTGGCATTCCAACTACAAAGACACTCAACCCCCCCCCTTCCGACCAGCCCAATTGCCGGTATTTTGGCGTCGTTCTCAGCTAATTTCTCGAAATCCGCTCTTTAGTGGAATGACTCACGGCAACATCACTTCCTGGGAAATGTAGGGACTTTTGTGGAATGTCGGCTCTGAGCTGATTCATGGCTGCTCCCAAAATGTCCCCCCGTGTGGCACCAGCCGTGGAAGCAAGGAGTTGCCATTGTGTTGGATCACCCACCTACAGGTACCCACCAGGGTCAGCAACAGGGGAGCACGGGGTACTGCACTCGGGGGCTCCACGACGTATCAAAATGTGATTATGGGAAGGGCTTTTGGGGAGTGGGTGTGTGCACAAGTTTTGAAgcacaaaattttgcatttattctgatctgcccacacatttttaaaaaatgtgcacccaAGTTGAAATGTGCACACATAGTCGAGGAGGAATTGGGGGGGTGATGGTGGGTGTGGCTAGTTTTCACCATGGGCGTGGTTTTGACCTAATGGGGTGTGCTTGGATCATGGGGCACagtcattatttttcattatgccCCCCCATTGTGTGGGTGGGTTGAGAATTTCTTGAccagcatagggttgccaccatttctggaaaaaatcccagccttcctatatatttatctgtattccctattaataacattgggatcactgaccttcctatatatttatctttattccctattaataacattgggatcactgaccttcctatatatttatctttattccctattaataacattgggatcactggccttcctatatatttatctttattccctattaataacattgggatcactgaccttcctatatatttatctttattccctattaataacattgtgatcaatgaccttcctatatatttatctttattccctattaataacattgggatcactgaccttcctatatattatctttattccctattaataacattgggatcactggccttcctatatatttatctttattccctattaataacattgtgatcaatgaccttcctatatatttatctttattccctattaataacattgggatcactgaccttcctatatatttatctttattccctattaataacattgggatcactggccttcctatatatttatctttattccctattaataacattgtgatcaatgaccttcctatatatttatctttattccctattaataacattgggatcactgaccttcctatatatttatctttattccctattaataacattgggatcactggccttcctatatatttatctttattccctattaataacattgggatcactgaccttcctatatatttatctttattccctattaataacattgtgatcaatgaccttcctatatatttatctttattccctattaataacattgggatcactgaccttcctatatatttatctttattccctattaataacattgggatcactgaccttcctatatatttatctttattccctattaataacattgtgatcaatgaccttcctatatatttatctttattccctattaataacattgggatcactgaccttcctatatatttatctttattccctattaataacattgggatcactggccttcctatatatttatctttattccctattaataacattgtgatcaatgaccttcctatatatttatctttattccctattaataacat
The sequence above is a segment of the Xenopus laevis strain J_2021 chromosome 8L, Xenopus_laevis_v10.1, whole genome shotgun sequence genome. Coding sequences within it:
- the tmem141.L gene encoding transmembrane protein 141 isoform X2, whose translation is MVNLGLSRVDDAVAAKHPGLSEYAGCQSHAFMKGIGTFITGSGAAFMVQKALNTRLPYPLQWSLLLSVVAGSVASYAVTRIETQRCSELWMYLEAADTPQARGTVSLFQGPHCHPPWRQRGINMEMLWIKQDKIIAMVSLGGNRPGSS
- the tmem141.L gene encoding transmembrane protein 141 isoform X1 — its product is MVNLGLSRVDDAVAAKHPGLSEYAGCQSHAFMKGIGTFITGSGAAFMVQKALNTRLPYPLQWSLLLSVVAGSVASYAVTRIETQRCSELWMYLEAADTPQARGTGAPLSSPLETKRNQYGDVVD